The [Bacillus] selenitireducens MLS10 genome includes a region encoding these proteins:
- a CDS encoding UDP-N-acetylmuramoyl-tripeptide--D-alanyl-D-alanine ligase, whose amino-acid sequence MIRESVSTMAKWLNDADIINISEDTSIAGVCTDTRNILPGSLFIPIVGERFNGHDFVKQAIDRGAKAALWSTKEADAPEDLPLIFVEDTIEALQQLAKHYLRTIGAKVIAVTGSNGKTTTKDMMAAVCETLWKVQKTQGNFNNHIGMPLTILALQKDTEAVILEMGMSGFGEIELLSQIAEPDAAIITNIGESHLQDLGSRENIAKAKMEIAKGLKDGAPLVFHGDEPLLTPLTEQSPHPLLTFGHRDTNRYFPQEIVHEPNGTRFNVGGNEIGSYFITVLGAHNVLNAIAVIATARWFGIEDHKINLGFQSVQMTGMRLEQLSGADGVTIINDAYNASPTSVKAALELVQDMKGHQNKYVVLGDMLELGEAEEMFHFDTGAMIDPAAITGVFTYGTLSEHIQKGALRRFEEERAMHFSDKPALISHLKSVLKSDDLVLIKGSRGMKLEEVAEALL is encoded by the coding sequence ATGATAAGAGAATCAGTTTCAACCATGGCAAAATGGCTGAATGATGCTGACATAATAAATATATCAGAGGATACATCCATTGCAGGTGTTTGTACAGATACAAGGAATATCCTACCAGGCAGCCTGTTTATACCGATTGTGGGTGAACGGTTTAACGGTCATGATTTTGTCAAACAGGCGATTGATCGAGGAGCAAAGGCAGCTTTGTGGTCAACAAAAGAGGCAGATGCACCAGAGGATTTGCCTTTGATTTTTGTTGAGGATACGATTGAAGCTTTGCAGCAGTTAGCGAAGCACTACCTCCGGACAATTGGAGCCAAAGTAATAGCCGTTACCGGGAGCAATGGGAAGACAACAACAAAAGACATGATGGCAGCAGTATGTGAAACCTTATGGAAAGTCCAGAAAACACAGGGGAATTTTAATAATCATATTGGTATGCCATTAACCATTCTTGCTCTGCAAAAGGATACAGAGGCAGTTATTTTGGAAATGGGCATGAGTGGTTTTGGAGAAATTGAATTGTTGTCTCAAATTGCCGAACCTGATGCAGCAATCATTACGAACATCGGAGAGTCACATTTACAGGACCTCGGCTCGCGAGAGAATATCGCAAAGGCCAAGATGGAGATTGCAAAGGGATTAAAAGACGGAGCTCCGCTTGTATTCCATGGCGATGAACCGTTATTAACACCTCTGACGGAACAGAGTCCACATCCTCTTTTAACATTTGGACATCGAGACACAAATCGGTATTTTCCTCAGGAGATCGTTCATGAACCAAACGGAACCCGCTTTAATGTTGGCGGAAATGAGATCGGTTCTTATTTCATAACGGTTCTTGGTGCGCATAACGTGTTAAACGCCATTGCTGTGATTGCCACAGCGAGATGGTTTGGTATTGAAGATCACAAAATTAATCTCGGATTTCAATCTGTGCAAATGACCGGGATGCGTCTTGAGCAACTGTCAGGCGCTGATGGCGTTACGATCATCAACGATGCATACAATGCAAGTCCGACATCTGTAAAGGCTGCATTGGAGCTGGTACAGGATATGAAGGGCCATCAGAATAAATATGTTGTACTTGGAGACATGCTCGAACTCGGTGAAGCTGAAGAAATGTTTCATTTCGACACAGGCGCGATGATCGATCCGGCTGCCATTACCGGTGTCTTCACATATGGGACACTCTCTGAACATATACAAAAAGGAGCACTCCGACGGTTCGAAGAGGAACGTGCCATGCATTTTTCTGATAAGCCGGCACTCATTAGTCATTTGAAATCGGTTTTAAAAAGTGACGATCTCGTTTTAATAAAAGGTTCAAGAGGAATGAAGCTTGAGGAAGTGGCAGAGGCGTTATTATAG
- a CDS encoding VOC family protein, producing MSLDHVVHYVNDVPGAVETFKQEGIHAVMGGSHKQWGTHNGLAYFNLSYIEWLGIEDESSLKQAYGQNPVFQDAGVLLPESPVLHKFAIRTSHIEQVCQSLEEKGIRTSGVLANSRQDRKGRSIRWKMLILENSPEQMPYPFFIEWEESDCERLKKLKESGVIPERASHDIRISELVFHTSSPADVKDEWASLFGIQVEDDEVNTLNIDGVRLVFRKGIQNRLTSVILEGKLLDDKRIKIEGSEYKLVSSC from the coding sequence ATGAGCCTTGATCACGTTGTTCATTATGTCAACGATGTACCCGGGGCCGTGGAGACCTTCAAACAGGAGGGGATTCATGCTGTAATGGGCGGTTCCCATAAACAATGGGGAACACATAATGGGCTTGCTTACTTCAATCTCAGCTACATCGAGTGGCTGGGAATCGAGGATGAATCGTCACTAAAACAGGCATACGGACAAAATCCGGTGTTTCAAGATGCAGGTGTTCTGCTTCCTGAATCACCTGTTCTTCATAAATTTGCAATCCGAACTTCCCATATCGAACAAGTCTGTCAGTCGCTTGAAGAAAAAGGGATTCGAACATCAGGCGTACTGGCCAACAGCCGTCAGGATCGCAAAGGACGCTCGATCCGTTGGAAAATGCTGATTCTTGAAAACAGTCCTGAACAGATGCCCTATCCTTTCTTTATTGAATGGGAAGAAAGTGACTGCGAACGTTTGAAGAAACTGAAAGAGTCCGGAGTGATTCCGGAGAGAGCGTCGCACGATATCAGAATCAGTGAGCTCGTTTTTCATACTTCCAGTCCAGCAGATGTGAAGGACGAGTGGGCATCACTTTTCGGTATTCAAGTTGAAGACGATGAAGTAAATACATTGAATATTGACGGAGTAAGACTTGTTTTTCGTAAAGGCATTCAAAATCGTCTGACATCGGTTATCCTCGAAGGCAAACTTTTGGATGATAAAAGGATTAAAATCGAAGGAAGTGAATATAAGCTTGTTTCTTCATGTTGA